In the genome of Arachis stenosperma cultivar V10309 chromosome 2, arast.V10309.gnm1.PFL2, whole genome shotgun sequence, the window TATGCAACTTAACTAaactcaatttattttattttttgcaaatcaataatatcaatgtcACAAACAATTAAtaatgagaaaaaaattaaaaacaatacaAGGATGACATTATAATTACATGATTATcatcttcaatttttttcaaaaacctaaattattattataatattataaattagataaataaataaatatatataaattattcatacaaacaaataaaataaataacttacaaaagaaagaaaaataaaagatgatAGGAAGACCAAAGATTACTTGCTATCTTCTAAGTtgtaataataatgaaaatatgGAGTGATGTTTTGTTTTCTgattaaaaaaagagaaaaaaatagaagaagtaatttgttgacttttttttattgcCTTTTTCATATTTTTCACTTCTAATATGGATTatgacttttttttaattaacataTAATCCACTATCCATAACCTAAATAACACACTACTTTTCAATCTATTTCTTGAATGGAATTATGGACAAGATATATTTTCTAAAGGAGGGAGGCCTACTTTTTTTTAAGGGAGCCactctttgattttttttattcttgtaaacaaattttttttgggGGGGCCACTGTCTCCCCTGGAACATATGAAGCTTTGTTCTTGATAGTGATGATGGTAGCTAAAAATAGtgaagagaaaaaagagaaaatacagaaaaatgtAATAGATGTTGGTGATGATTAAAAGTTAGGTTGAAATTATAATCCTTCTATTGACAGAAATTTTGACGGAAGAATCAGAATatctaacaaaaataatagaTAGAAGTCGTAATAGATTATACTTTTGTTAagggataaaaaaaatttcataaaattgtTAAGAGTTAGAGTAAAATTTCAcccaaaaattaaattgcaaaatcttatcCATCTCACAACTATTTTCGATAAGTTATCCATCTCACTTCTCCGTGTAAAGATGAGTAACGTTTCAAATGAAGAATTTTAGTTTGAGTCGTATTAgagttttaaaaattaagagTATTGTTTGTACGAAAAGTATTGGTAAACAATATTAGTATCCGCCAATGACATATGGATATCAATATGTCCCTTactattttgataaccttttgtctcaaatctaattttaattcacGGACATCATTTTGTTTGTTACGTTCATTAcagtttttagtatttttccTTTGCAAATTTGGCAATtgataaaatatctttttcccAACTTGTAAATACAAAAAACAATTAACTAATTTAGGTAGGTCACTCGTCcgtatatttaaataaatatcagaaattttgaattttatttgtaactaataacaaatttttatatgaaatttaGATTTAATTAACACCCGATTGAATGATAtcgtaaaaaataaaaaaatacaaaaaattagcAAAAGTTCCTTCTATAAAtgttttttctttcaatttttctaAATCTTAGAATCAACAATAGCCGCCAATAGTAACAGCAAAGAAAATATTCTACTTCTAATAAATGTTTGAAGAATTTAGTGAATTATGTCAGAAAATAGATGGAAATTATTATGTTTAACAAAAAAAacgttaaaaattaatttgtgtattaatttttttggattaaaatgtccatttttaaaatttttgaaaattaatttggcCATTTGAGTAAATATTTtgccaaaaaataataaactgaGACTAATTTGTCtattagaataaaattttagagatattttgtttatattttttcttaaaaattaaaatatctattttaaaatctttagaGATTGATTTAGGTAATtactatttttttcttattttaactTTAGTAGTTCATATTCCGTCTAAGAAAGGTTAGTTCcgaaaatatatatatcacgTGGAATAATATTgttttatgataatttttttttttgaaataaaaagaGTTCAACAAAATAAGATGGAacattaaactaaaaataaaatagcaaaCAACTGATAACTTAAAGTTCATATCAATCTCTAGTCATTTTTAACATTGCCATTAATAATCAAAGGGTTCACCACTAATTCATTTATTAGAGAAATTAAAAGACCTATTCATAATTTTCACTACATTTAGTgatattttatgataaattagTATAATTTGACCAATAATAGAGTgatattttagtttaaatttgataaattaaaaatagaacaGTACTACATTGTcagtaaatattattattttttatcagtATTTATTCGGTAataatttatatctatatttacagatattttatacataaaaaatatataatttatatctatatatttatgaaaatattatacatataaattaatacaaTTTGCATCTATATTTTTCagaatttaatatatattaattaataaaatttatttattaaaaataatttaatatttatgatggtgaaataataataaaaaaatactaaattgaTGGTCACAAAAtatttctcttaaaaaaatactccagttattattttttttaattgattctcATGATCATATTTggttataaaatataaaatactatTTGATCTTAACAAtccacaaaataatttttaaatggTAATTAGGTGGGTGTAATATCTCAAAGTGATTAATTTGGATGATATTTGCTAACATAgtgataaagaaaaaaaaatagataaacaaaaagacaaaaattaaaattgaataaaaaaatattaaaataaaaataaaaaataaaaatataggttaaaattgaatataaaaaaaatcattctactttttatttaatcttttgatgtaataaaaaaataattttttaatctaatttgTCTACACtattattttgaaattgaattgaaaggaTTCACTCAACCTTTTATTTAGAGAGATTTACTCAACTTTATTTATCCACACAATGATTTTATCACAAAATTAAGAAGTGTTTTGACACTCTTCTCATCACTCAATATAACAATTATAATAGTTTGAGTAAAATGACAATTAGATTCTTGAAAATTTTGACTTTAGACTAATTAGTccctaaagaaaaaaaagtactaATTTAGTTTTTCAGGATAGCAAACAGTGGACATGTGATGCCCTTCTATCATTTCATCAACTAAAACTTAACGGTAATACTTATATGTACTGTTAATTACTCTGATATGTCTATCTATAAAAGATAGTCATGTAGATAACAATTTTTGGAAAGAAACTTCACTTGTTTCGATAGAATTTGTGATGAATAGATAGCAGTTAATAAAGAATatatgaaaattcaaaagataataAATGTTTCACTGTCCAAAACTACATCATTTTTCTGCTCATGTGACAATAACAAGACATGCACCACTGTAAATTACAAAATACATGGATAATTCGATTTTATTTTACACTATTCATTGACAAAAAAACATACATGTCTACTGTTTACTATCTTAAAAGACCTAATtagtactttttttttcaaagactAATTATCTTAAGGTATCTAACTAATTATCACTTTAGTTTAAAAGGTATCTAACTATCTATAACTTTGTTAttaagttaaaataaaaaattctaaacccACAAATataatatctaatttaataattaaataaataaaattaaaatacatcaaattaaattaaatattctaaaaatataaactaataatttttaaataatattttaactCTTTATAccacaaatatttaaaatacgtattatatatacttatattttgtGCATACTACAAGATGATGGAGCATCTCTATACGTCTTGTTACTGAGTTCAGCCCATTTTGAAAACATGAAAGAGTGACCTCTATCTCACGCACATAGCTACCTATGTATATGTTTGAACTAAAATTTATAGATAAAAGTTTGTATCAGCGTTGATTTTCTAAACTTCATTTTAATAAAAggtaaattaatattaatatgaTTTGTATTTAATAACTCTATATTAAAActattatagtaaaataaatattatctagattatattatttagaattatttttaaataaaaaattaaaatattaaataaattttttatattattttattattttattttaatatttttttgtataatatttttttattatttttagtactcttatttttagtattatttttagactataattttttattaattatgattttgttattatttatagttcattttttatttaatttattatttttaataagattaataatttatattataaaaaaactataataataaatagtatacaaaaattataatgacaaattttataaaattaaataaaaaaataaaatttatatattttttataatactttcaatatttttttattttatactattttagactataatttattattacttATAACTCtatcattattttataattaattttttatttaatttattctttctAGTAGAATTAATAATTTTCAAAGTGAATagttcatttttattatttttttactaaagtTATGATTGAAATAGGCATTGTTCATTATATTTCTCTACAAggaaaagaatataaaaaatacataaagactataaaaaaattaaccaagtcttaaattaataaaatctaaacaAATTATTGCCAAAGGACTTTTATCTATAATGAGTCAACTATAGTCtaaccaaaattaattatattataattcaattaaaattcagatattactgaaatttaaaaaaaaataaaaaataaaaaagggaaaGATACGCACCTTTTCCTTTCGATTTCTATGAAACTTCGCTATGGACGCAACGCATACAAAGTTATGTCAATAAATGCGAGTGGGAATTCGTCATCAGTGTGGCATCATTCTTAATGGAAATTATACCTGTAGGACTCCGTCACCACTACACACATTTTTCATTAATCAATAATTTCCCCTCCTTATCTTTCTTTCTGTCTTTCTTTCAATAAATTTGTTTTCCATCCTGCCTCTGTTGTACCAAAATTTAAAGATGATGTTAATGACGAATAAGATGGTGCGACGAGCATTTGCGGCACTGATGTATTTGCTAATGTCATCACTGGCGAAGGTGGAGGCGATGATGCGAAGACGGAGACAAAGGCAGAGTGAAAATGATAACAACGACGGTTATTGCCTGAGCTGGAGGTTAGGAGTGGAGGCCAACAATGTGCGGTCGTGGAGGACAGTGCCACTGGAATGCTACAATCACGTGCAGCAGTACATGACTGGTGGTCAGTACCTGCAGGATATGAACCTCATCGTTAACCAAATCGTTGCTTATGCTTTTCAGATTACTCTTTCCCCTGATTCCATGGATGCTTGGATTTTGGACGTCGATGATACCTGCATCTCTAACCTTTCTTATTATCAGGGACACCGATTCGGGTACTTCTATACTCATTCTTTGTTCACTCTGGTTTTAAACAGAGTTTAATAATTttgcatttttttcaattttaaatgtaaattatgaatatattattttttttatcttattgtgaaattctatTTTCATTTGGGAGAATGAAACAACTAAAATTTAAAcactaatatatattaaaaataaattaaataatatatatttataaaaaatacatgtagaactaatttttatatatacataaaattttCGTACtcaattatgtttttattttggcGACATTCACTTATAGAGATAATTATATGTGCAGATGCGATCCATTTGATTCAGCAAAATTCAAGGCATGGATTATGAAGGGAATGTGTCCAGCAAATCCTGCCGTATTACAATTGTTCAAGACACTGAGAGAGAGAGGATTCAAGGTATTCTTGCTAACTGGAAGAGACCAAGCAACACTTGGTAAAATTACCACTGACAACTTGCATAACCAAGGTTTCATTGGCTATGAACGTCTTATTTTGAGGTAATTTATTCTTATTACTTTTATCACAGTTGCTTTTCATTATTTCACTCTTAATCTTATTAATAATAGATAATCTTTGTTctgtgttaaattttaaaatatatattattcgactatttctatataaaaatatattataataaaataaatattgtttaaattatattatttaaaattatatttaaataaaaattattaaaaaaatgaatttatattatttaaaatcgCATTTTTTAGCATTCTTTTTACTATaaatgtttttgaaaagaacTTAAATTTATGggttaaaatttaatattttttagttataatTTTTAGTATTCTTTTTTTGAGTACTcttctttaatttaatttagtttttttaataggattaataattcatattataaaaaattaaccacAATAAACAAAATACACTTTAATTCAAGAACCCACTATAAAAACGAGACAAAaccaaacaaaaaataacaaaattcaattaaaaaattcgtattaataaaaatgattaaaatttttatatgaatatTAAGTActaaaaatttcattaaaaaaataatatacatatataatatatatgaacGAAGGATAAagttggaaaaaaaaaaacaaataaattttttcaatcattttGTTAACAGTAACCATTGAAGCTAAGACAcaagttataatttattatttcaaGTAAATGAAAGTtaagatataaaattatatttgtattaaggaaaaaaaatcaaacaaaaaatggAGACTTTTCAGACAATTAAATGTTAAATTAGACAAATTTATATTGTAATAAATATAACTACTCTATTTATATAGTTTAAAGAGAGTggttttgataaaaaaaaattttaattatatacaatgcaattattaaaataattattaaattttaaaataatttataaactaaaagatataaaaataacacatcttTCTTATGGTACTTttgatatttaaataaaaataaaaataaaaataaaaattatcagattattttaaataaaaaatatttttgttcttttaaaatataaattaattaataaattattaaaatttataaataactgtaaagttaatattaatacaaaataaaaaaaatacttaatatAGAAACTAGAAAGAAAAAAGTACATACTATATACAGCAATAAATTAAGTCTTCTGTATCTATCGTTTTAAATATCAGATCATTGAAAATAAAAgtcaagaataaaaaatatataactaaaaAGTTACATAAAAGCATAAACTACTGTTAGATAAATGATGTCCTTAATCACCTAAGCAACAAGACAGAACAGGTGGCGTAATTGATGGTTTTGAAGTGGATTCCAATTATCGATTGACCTTTGAGTAATTGTAAAGTTCCTAGAAGCAATGATCCAAAAGTCACTAtcctctaattttttttaacatatatgTGGACAATCAAACTTCCAACAAGTACTGCACCACATGCATTTTCTTCCCTTAATTTTATAACTA includes:
- the LOC130961813 gene encoding acid phosphatase 1-like; this encodes MMLMTNKMVRRAFAALMYLLMSSLAKVEAMMRRRRQRQSENDNNDGYCLSWRLGVEANNVRSWRTVPLECYNHVQQYMTGGQYLQDMNLIVNQIVAYAFQITLSPDSMDAWILDVDDTCISNLSYYQGHRFGCDPFDSAKFKAWIMKGMCPANPAVLQLFKTLRERGFKVFLLTGRDQATLGKITTDNLHNQGFIGYERLILRTAEYKGQSAVRYKSAIRKEIEGQGYRIWGNVGDQWSDLQGECLGTRTFKLPNPMYFIS